In the genome of Synergistales bacterium, one region contains:
- a CDS encoding SYNERG-CTERM sorting domain-containing protein, translating into MKRTLLFLATMVIALSFAAVGFAAQVGHVDDDAFDDYTEVADLDTVSSDTTGGTVSSVVNVPMTDAQDEFTADALEGTDDVNNVDQVMAAIEVDITHTPGQDLVIQLPAIEGANYAWLKNKNTNKFDPFEINADNKITIPADQVGNYFTANKIFITKSSKVDEGGGGGGCSLGFAPMALLLGLPLFFLRK; encoded by the coding sequence GTGAAGAGGACACTCTTGTTTCTGGCAACAATGGTCATCGCACTGAGTTTCGCAGCGGTAGGGTTTGCAGCACAGGTTGGGCACGTGGACGACGATGCCTTTGATGATTATACCGAAGTGGCAGATTTGGACACGGTCAGCTCGGATACAACCGGCGGCACTGTTAGTTCTGTGGTGAACGTCCCCATGACTGATGCTCAGGACGAGTTTACGGCCGATGCCCTTGAGGGCACCGACGACGTCAACAACGTTGACCAGGTTATGGCCGCCATCGAGGTCGACATCACGCATACGCCGGGTCAGGATCTTGTCATCCAGCTTCCGGCAATCGAAGGTGCGAACTATGCATGGCTGAAGAACAAGAACACCAACAAGTTTGATCCCTTTGAGATCAATGCCGACAACAAGATCACCATCCCCGCTGATCAGGTGGGCAACTACTTCACCGCGAACAAGATCTTCATCACCAAGAGTTCGAAAGTTGATGAAGGCGGTGGCGGCGGCGGCTGTTCCCTCGGCTTTGCCCCCATGGCGCTGCTCCTCGGCCTGCCGCTCTTCTTCCTGCGCAAGTAG